A DNA window from Octopus sinensis unplaced genomic scaffold, ASM634580v1 Contig17375, whole genome shotgun sequence contains the following coding sequences:
- the LOC115231096 gene encoding forkhead box protein O4-like has product MDIESKLASPDVDPSFKPQMRVRSNTWPLRPQEVSSGDGPDPQNSPLHEEPGCPVAIGDGGTPGGKDALTVNKKSSSRRNAWGNLSYADLITKAIQSSPEQRLTLSQIYEWMVQNVPYFKDKGDSTSSAGWKFSVCLLVSMKDVTHDLLLGL; this is encoded by the exons ATGGATATAGAATCAAAACTGGCTTCTCCAGATGTGGACCCAAGTTTTAAACCCCAGATGCGCGTTCGCTCCAACACGTGGCCCCTCCGGCCTCAGGAAGTTAGCTCCGGTGACGGACCTGACCCCCAGAACAGTCCGTTGCACGAGGAACCTGGGTGTCCGGTCGCTATAGGTGACGGTGGCACGCCTGGTGGTAAAGATGCTTTGACTGTCAACAAGAAATCTTCGTCAAGAAGGAATGCATGGGGTAATTTATCGTACGCTGATCTTATAACTAAAGCCATACAAAGTTCCCCGGAGCAACGCCTAACCTTGTCGCAAATTTATGAATGGATGGTTCAAAATGTGCCATATTTTAAGGATAAAGGAGACAGCACTAGCTCTGCAGGATGGAAG TTCTCTGTTTGCCTTTTAGTCAGTATGAAAGACGTTACCCATGACCTTTTACTGGGCCTCTAA